The nucleotide sequence TCAGAGGCATAGCTTTGGAACTGCAGACCAAATTCAAGAGCCACCGGCTCAATCGTGACGCCAAAATCGGCTAAGCCGGACGCCAATGCGCTACCGACAAGAGCATGTGCACTAAGCGACGAATCGTAACCCGCCACCGCCTCGTCGGCCACGCCAAGTTCACCAAGAAACTGGTCAACCATATGGCGTGCCTCCGATCCTGGCTGTCGATTCGCAAGACGCAGCCCTTGCTCTAGCAGCGCTGGCGTAGGAATCTTTGATCGGTAGGCAATGCCCTCCCTCCATCGCGCAAAGAAAAACAACTGTGCATCAACATGCGGGTATGACATTCCATCGGCAACGTGAAAACCTGCCACGTGGACTAGACCGTTGCGCAACAGCGAAAGCGCCTCGCTATTAGATGCCGGCCACCATAGGCAAGCTATTCTTGGGTCGACGTGTGCAAAGATACTAGGCAGCAACGCAAGTGCGGGATCACAGCCAGCGATGATGAGAGCCGGAGCCGTCTCTCGGTTCTGGGTCAGAGTGATATTTTCGCCGAAAACGGAGCTAACCACAGCACCGGCGGCACTAAAGCCGACGGTGATGCTGTGATCACCAGCTAGCGGCAACGCAACCGGGCGACCGTCTACGCATGCGAAGTCGGCGCGAGACGCAGTTAGCTGCGGTGCAATAGAGGTAGCTCCCACCTCCGGATATTCGATGGTTGGTGAGAACAGCTCTTCCACCGCTACAGAGAGCGCTCTCGCCAGCGCGATAGCGACTCTGAGCGAGGGGTCAGACGTTCCTGCTTCGATCGCAGCAATCGCCTGTCGCGATACGCCTACCTGTGTGGCCAGTTGTTGTTGCGAGAACCCAAGTCCAATTCGAGCCAACCGCACCCTATCGCCCTTCATCCACCTCTCCTTCAACGGTCGACGCCATCCCCAGCCAACTCCCCTGGCACTCGTCATCTTTCCCAAAGACCGGTGGATCTAAAACCGTGACTTTTGGGTCGCCACCATGCGACAGGCGGTCATCAGCAAAACTCACCACCAACTGCTGATCAGCAAGTTGAAGCCGATATAGGACAGCGCCTCCGACGTCCCTTGTCGACAGAATCGAAACTGGAAATACATACCCTCGTGTGGGTTCTGCCCCTGCGAGCATCCGAGCCGGATGGATTCCAATGCGACGGAGGCTGTCGATAGGAACAAAATGCGTAAAGCCGAGAA is from Ferrimicrobium acidiphilum DSM 19497 and encodes:
- a CDS encoding substrate-binding domain-containing protein, with protein sequence MKGDRVRLARIGLGFSQQQLATQVGVSRQAIAAIEAGTSDPSLRVAIALARALSVAVEELFSPTIEYPEVGATSIAPQLTASRADFACVDGRPVALPLAGDHSITVGFSAAGAVVSSVFGENITLTQNRETAPALIIAGCDPALALLPSIFAHVDPRIACLWWPASNSEALSLLRNGLVHVAGFHVADGMSYPHVDAQLFFFARWREGIAYRSKIPTPALLEQGLRLANRQPGSEARHMVDQFLGELGVADEAVAGYDSSLSAHALVGSALASGLADFGVTIEPVALEFGLQFQSYASEEFLLAVPEVFVATPEVRALFRALTSQELRSQLSAIRGYLQVERSGEPVT